GTGTGGTGGGCCGTCGCAGCCCGGTGGCCTGTTCCGGGGCGTCCTCCGCGTCGGCGTCGAGCACGGCGTCCTCCGCGTCCAGTTCCTCGCGCGAACGGGCCGTGGCCGGGGTGTCGTCGGACTCGTCCCGGGGCCCGCCGAGGGCGATCCGCAGCCCGAGGACCGCGCGGGCGGCCTCGCCGACGGCCCGGAAGGCGTCCTGCACGGCGGGGGAGGCGTCGGGCAGATTCTCCTCGTCGCGGTAGCCGAGGAGCCGGTTGCGGACGCGGGACAGCGCGGTGCCGGTGGCCTGGCCGACCGGACGCAGGACGAGCAGGCGCAGCGCCTGGAGGTCACGGCGCAGCGCGGCAGTCCCCTCGTCCCGTACGGGCAGCCGGCCGCCCGGGGGGAAGGGCGCTCCCGGCAGGTGCAGGGCCAGCGTGTCCGCCCGCTCGGCGCCGCGTGCGGCCAGCAGCGACAGCCCCAGTCGCTCGGCGGCGATCTCGGCGTCCGCGACACGCCGTTGGACCAGCCGCGCCACGGCCTCGTCGGTGGTCCCCTCCGCCAGCCGGCCCTGGATCAGCAACGCCGTCTCATGCAGACGCGCCGTGCCCCCGCGCACGCGCTCCAGCGCCCGGTCCGCCTCCTGCGGACCGGCGTCCAGCAGGTCGAGCTGCGCGGACAGCAGCTGCGCCAGGCGGGCGCGGAAGGCCCCGCGCAGGCGCGCGAGCACCCCCGTCGGCGTCTCGGGGACGACGGCGAACCGCACCAGCGCGCTGCACGCGAAGGCCACGGCGACCGCGCCGTAGAGCTCGGGCAGAGCGGAGACGGTGGCGCCGACGAACAGGGACATGAAGTAGATCTGGAAGCCGATCAGGCCGAGCGCGGTGCCGCGGTCGCCGAATCTGCGGCCGTAGACGGCACAGAAGATGAGCGCGACGAAGACGAGGTCCCCGGCCACGACACGGCTGTGCAGAGCCGCAGCCAGCGTCATGGACGCCAGCGCCACCGGCAGGCCCAGGGCGAGTGTGACGGCCTGCTGCCCGCGCTGCTTCTCCCGGATGGCGAAGGTGGCGACCATCGCCGCCAGCGCCCCCGCCACCAGGTGGGTCACATCGGTCCCCAGCAGGGCGAGCACGGCGACCGCGAGGGCGATCGCGCCGGCCGTGCGCAGCCCGGCGGTAAGCCGCAGCAGTCCGGGGTCCGACGCCGCGACACGGTCCCGCAGTCGCGCCCGCACCGGCCGTCCCACTGCCCTCACGCCGCCGTACTCTCTCCCGCTCTTTCCCCGTTCACGCCGTCGACCGCAGCTTGGCCGCGGCCGTCACCTCACCCGTCCGTCCCCTCGGCGCCGCCCTTCCCGGCGACCTGCGCCCGCAGCTGCTCCGGCGTCAGATACGCGTCCACGAACTCGAAGTCCTTGAGCTTGGCCGGACTGCGGGACTGGAACCCGGTGCGCACGAAATCGTCCCCGGCGACGGCGTTGAGCAGCCAGTTCGTCATGACGCGGGTCTTGGCGACGTTGGTGCGCAGCGCCGACCAGTGGTAGCCGCGGGCGACGGCGAGGGCGGGCAGGCCCTTCAGCTCGACGCCGAGGGGCTTGGAGACGGCGTCGCGACCGCCGAGGTCGACGACCAGACCGAGGTCCTTGTGCTCGTACGGCCGCAGCGGCTGGTTGCGCAGGGCCGCGATGACGTTGTCGGCGACGACCTTGCCCTGGCGCATCGCGTGCTGTGCGGTGGGCGGGCAGACGGCGCCCTCCTCGCCCTTGGCCACGTCGGGCACCGCGGCGGCGTCGCCGAGGGCGAACACCCCGTCGTGGCCCGGCAGGTTCATCTCGGCCGTGACCGCGAGCCGCCCCCGGACCGTCTCCGCGCCGAGCGTGCCGATCAGCGGACTGGCGACGACACCGGCGGTCCAGATCAGGGTCCGGGTGGGGACGACGCGGCCGTCGGTGAAGGTGACCTCGTCGGGACCCGCCTTCGCGATGGACACGCCCAGGGAGATCTCGATGCCACGCCTGCGCAGGATCTCCTGGGCGGCACTGCCCAGCTTCTCGCCGAGCTCGGGCATCAGCCTCGGCGCGATGTCGATCAGATGCCACCTGATCAGCTTCGGGTCGAGCCGCGGATAGCGCTTGACCGCGTTGTGGGTCAGCTGCTGCAGGCACGCGGCGGTCTCGGTGCCCGCGTAGCCGCCGCCGACCACCACGAACTGCAGCCGTGCGGCGCGCTCGGCCGGATCGTGGCTGGCGTCGGCGAGGTCCAGCTGGGAGATGACGTGGTCGCGGAGGTAGGCGGCCTCCGCGAGCGTCTTCATGCCGTACGCGTGGTCGGTGAGCCCCGGGATGTCGAACGTGCGGGTGATGCTCCCGGGGGCCAGCACGATGTAGTCGTACGGCTCGTTGACGACCTCGTCGGTGATGGTGCGGATGACGCAGACCTTGGCCGCGAGGTCCACGCCGACGGCGCCGCCCGGGATGATCCGGGTGCGGTACTTGCGGCTGCGACGCAGCGACAGGGCGATCGACTGGGGCGTCAGGACGCCGGAGGCGACCTGGGGCAGAAGCGGCAGGTAGAGCTGGTAGGAGGACGGCGTCACCAAGGTGATCTCGGCCTCGTCGGGGGAGAGTTTGCGTTCCAGCCTGCGAACGCAGCCGACTCCGGCGAAGCCTGCGCCAACCACCAGGATCCTGGGTCGTGTCACGGTGATGTTCCCTTCTGCGGCTCCAGGCGGTCTGCCTGACGTCGTTCGCCTGCCCCTGGATCGCTGCTTCGCACGCATCGATCCCACCGCGCCACCGACCGCTCCGCCAGCCGGGTGCGGCAGGCAGATGAACCCGTCGACAGCCACCTTGCCCCAACCTGCGCGGGGGCACACCGGTTCGGAAGCGAAAGACATGTACGCGTGATCTCTTGACGGTTTATTGGTCTGGACCTAACGTCCCAGTCGCTCGTCCAAGCCAGGGGGCGCGGTTCATGTATGCGACCGATGCGCGGACCGATGTGCGTGACCGGTGTGCGTGACGTGCGGCCCACCCCCACCTCGGACAGGAGTCAGGATGCTCGCAACCCTGCGCACCTTCACCTTCACCTCGGCGCTGTGCGCCACATCGCTGCTCGCCGCCCCACAGGCCTTCGCCGAAGTCGAGCCCGGCGGCTGGCAGTCGGTGTCACCCGGATACTCCGTGCAGGAGCGCGGCTGCGGCCAGGTCGAGGGCCTGACGTTCCGGCTCACCTGCTCCACCGCGAGCGGCGATCAACGGGCTGAACGGCGCTACGCCACCTACACCGGCGGAACGCGCCAGTTCGAGGGCTACTTCCGCATCACCAGCCTCAGCGGCACCCGGATCAGCCTCAAGCAGACCTTCAACGAGTCGGCCTCCGGCCCGTACTTCATGCTCGCCGTCGAGCGCGGCGGCAGGCTGTACGCGGTGCACGGCGGCGCCACGCTCTCGGGCGCCGGGACCGTCGGCGCGACCGTCCGCGTCAACACGGTCCACCAGGTCGGCGTCGAGCACCGCACCTACATCAACGGCTCGCTCAAGCACACCTACGCCAGCCCGGGCGGCAGCTTCTACGACAAGTTCGGCGCCTACCGCACCAACAGCGGCAGCGGGCAGGCCACCGTGGAGTGGAGCGACATCCGCTTCTGGCGCAAGTAGCGGCCGCCGTATGCGAGGAAAGG
Above is a window of Streptomyces sp. DT2A-34 DNA encoding:
- a CDS encoding FUSC family protein yields the protein MRAVGRPVRARLRDRVAASDPGLLRLTAGLRTAGAIALAVAVLALLGTDVTHLVAGALAAMVATFAIREKQRGQQAVTLALGLPVALASMTLAAALHSRVVAGDLVFVALIFCAVYGRRFGDRGTALGLIGFQIYFMSLFVGATVSALPELYGAVAVAFACSALVRFAVVPETPTGVLARLRGAFRARLAQLLSAQLDLLDAGPQEADRALERVRGGTARLHETALLIQGRLAEGTTDEAVARLVQRRVADAEIAAERLGLSLLAARGAERADTLALHLPGAPFPPGGRLPVRDEGTAALRRDLQALRLLVLRPVGQATGTALSRVRNRLLGYRDEENLPDASPAVQDAFRAVGEAARAVLGLRIALGGPRDESDDTPATARSREELDAEDAVLDADAEDAPEQATGLRRPTTRAAVQVAVGSTLAIIGGELLSRDRWYWAVLTCWIVFLNTASTGEILVKGYRRLLGTVLGVLAGIVLAGAVGRHTWTAFALVLLFVFAMFYSAPLSYTLVSFFVTAALGLLYTLLHTYSLAVLVLRIEETALGAACGVIAAALVLPVRTDRRTNELLATVLERLGDVTRSAVEQLSGGPPVDLLDQARDLDQALADLRAATRPLTHPVTPLRARRETARYVVALLETCAYHARALAATAELLPTHPSIAADPRLRRAAGRIAHNIEAIAAHVTDEHATDGIETGPSIASLLGRTASGAPRYGRVTDRVLRHLQRLDEGVAGLARPLGVPVKASDG
- a CDS encoding NAD(P)/FAD-dependent oxidoreductase, translating into MTVTRPRILVVGAGFAGVGCVRRLERKLSPDEAEITLVTPSSYQLYLPLLPQVASGVLTPQSIALSLRRSRKYRTRIIPGGAVGVDLAAKVCVIRTITDEVVNEPYDYIVLAPGSITRTFDIPGLTDHAYGMKTLAEAAYLRDHVISQLDLADASHDPAERAARLQFVVVGGGYAGTETAACLQQLTHNAVKRYPRLDPKLIRWHLIDIAPRLMPELGEKLGSAAQEILRRRGIEISLGVSIAKAGPDEVTFTDGRVVPTRTLIWTAGVVASPLIGTLGAETVRGRLAVTAEMNLPGHDGVFALGDAAAVPDVAKGEEGAVCPPTAQHAMRQGKVVADNVIAALRNQPLRPYEHKDLGLVVDLGGRDAVSKPLGVELKGLPALAVARGYHWSALRTNVAKTRVMTNWLLNAVAGDDFVRTGFQSRSPAKLKDFEFVDAYLTPEQLRAQVAGKGGAEGTDG